From a single Aspergillus puulaauensis MK2 DNA, chromosome 2, nearly complete sequence genomic region:
- a CDS encoding uncharacterized protein (COG:S;~EggNog:ENOG410Q2TG), producing the protein MTSAAIRDRLYSLWATLTDPRMDQLLQRDNVVPSSFLTDSNINLILDDLSPSQTAGENLEKKPPVLFLRRPTTIITDHPINHYNDFFRSVRIDPSPAVRLEKIFSSEWMPFYRGMPLARYLDDWAMGGYPRFIPHNVPDLATLCGIHSVATPHALNAETRGFLRAGPPTGIQWETYIYEYSESKPDGSTVNPHLILLSAQSCTGVDNTISLGELTTIVTAMRCRAYQPAVFDEDAVLVGDVEQSEDGNPKPDDERKLAFKDEKRFPVIMVSLVGPQHARAIYACMDGLKLCIRMSRCYMIRTDSEEMLHNIAGVLLSSPLTENA; encoded by the exons ATGACGAGCGCCGCCATTCGTGACAGGCTATACAGCCTCTGGGCCACTCTGACTGATCCGAGGAtggaccagcttcttcagcgcgACAATGTTGTACCATCCAGCTTTCTCACCGATAGCAATATTAATCTAATTCTCGACGACCTCTCACCCTCACAAACCGCAGGAGAGAACCTAGAGAAGAAACCGCCTGTTCTTTTCCTCCGGCGTCCTACCACCATCATTACTGACCACCCCATTAATCATTACAACGATTTTTTCAGGAGCGTGCGCATAGACCCCTCGCCGGCGGTTCGGTTGGAGAAGATTTTTAGTAGCGAGTGGATGCCCTTCTACCGCGGAATGCCTCTCGCCCGCTACCTCGACGACTGGGCCATGGGCGGATACCCCCGTTTCATCCCACACAACGTCCCAGATCTTGCCACGTTATGCGGAATCCATAGCGTTGC AACCCCCCACGCGTTGAATGCGGAGACACGCGGGTTCCTGAGAGCCGGCCCACCCACCGGCATCCAGTGGGAAACCTACATCTACGAGTACAGCGAGAGCAAGCCCGATGGTAGTACTGTCAACCCTCACCTGATTCTACTATCCGCGCAGTCCTGCACCGGCGTAGACAACACCATCAGCTTGGGCGAGCTTACGACCATTGTCACTGCCATGCGCTGCCGAGCATATCAGCCCGCTGTCTTTGATGAAGACGCCGTCCTGGTCGGCGACGTGGAGCAGTCGGAAGACGGTAACCCCAAGCCAGATGACGAACGGAAGCTGGCGTTCAAGGACGAAAAGAGGTTCCCG GTCATCATGGTTTCCCTCGTCGGCCCCCAGCATGCCAGGGCTATTTATGCCTGCATGGACGGCTTGAAGCTTTGCATACGAATGTCGCGATGCTACATGATACGCACGGACAGCGAGGAAATGTTGCATAATATCGCCGGTGTCCTTCTCAGTAGTCCATTGACGGAGAATGCTTAG
- a CDS encoding uncharacterized protein (COG:S;~EggNog:ENOG410PMYD;~TransMembrane:2 (i287-310o341-361i)), which translates to MAENDEALGPQDIHIYEETNSEWVHRGSDLAVKDSVANWAIFCPRKVAEKHVDYQGLFQESFWPVIDKDLNGTSHCQYDYTSERVTPKESWSCFKLKRVDSAEHYTWKQPSLHITWNHQTGRQLVYLLDFLPFTDTQQDNFLRNLPCPGARKRNPFAWHAAFSRLVLKQYEGTYWKDGRSNITKKSFFPDLHDLARHAFHYSEIIDVAENTLSRLIEEQNRWRKEDEAGIQEGGRIGYWLDSHQELLLQQKNAYALKAKSKSLNERLLNEINLADGERMKTIAFVSLVYLPGTFVSVCLMPIFLVEYLVLEAMLTRKGVFGTNFFDFDAPSEGGWSHSHFWLYWAVALPLTFATMGVWLAWHRRAVIKDGWNKSLSLLQDKDNPDSGELRRKGTELSILGLARAVTGPKRKSGKGEESV; encoded by the exons ATGGCGGAAAACGACGAAGCGCTAGGTCCGCAGGATATCCACATCTACGAGGAAACTA ACAGCGAATGGGTTCATCGTGGGTCGGATCTGGCTGTC AAAGATTCGGTCGCAAATTGGGCGAT ATTCTGCCCGAGGAAGGTTGCCGAGAAACATGTTGACTACCAAGGCTTGTTCCAAGAGTCATTCTGGCCGGTGATAGACAAGGACCTCAATGGGACATCCCACTGCCAGTATGATTATACCAGTGAGAGAGTTACGCCAAAGG AATCGTGGAGCTGCTTCAAACTGAAGCGCGTCGACAGCGCAGAGCACTATACCTGGAAGCAGCCCAGTCTCCACATCACCTGGAACCACCAAACAGGAAGACAACTCGTATACCTCCTCGACTTTCTGCCCTTTACCGATACTCAGCAGGACAACTTCCTCAGGAACCTCCCCTGCCCTGGCGCACGGAAGCGCAATCCTTTCGCCTGGCACGCCGCCTTCTCCCGACTCGTCCTGAAGCAGTACGAAGGCACTTACTGGAAG GACGGCCGCTCCAACATAACTAAGAAATCTTTCTTCCCGGACCTGCACGACCTTGCCCGGCACGCATTCCACTACAGCGAGATCATCGACGTCGCCGAAAACACTCTGTCTCGGCTCATCGAGGAGCAGAACAGGTGGCggaaagaagatgaagctgggaTACAGGAGGGGGGACGTATAGGATACTGGTTGGATTCGCACCaggagcttctcctccagcagaaGAATGCGTACGCCCTCAAGGCGAAGTCAAAATCATTGAATGAGAGGTTGCTGAATGAGATTAACTTG GCGGATGgcgagaggatgaagaccATCGCGTTTGTCAGTTTGGTGTATCTTCCGGGTACATTTGTTTCTGTATGCCTGATGCCCATTTTCCTCGTTGAATACCTTGTCCTCGAGGCAATGCTAACTAGAAAGGGTGTCTTTGGGACAaacttcttcgacttcgacgcTCCGTCAGAAGGCGGATGGTCACATTCGCACTTCTGGCTGTACTGGGCTGTAGCCCTTCCCTTGACGTTTGCAACAATGGGAGTCTGGCTGGCGTGGCACCGACGGGCTGTCATAAAGGATGGCTGGAATAAATCACTGTCCTTGTTGCAGGACAAGGACAATCCGGATTCTGGGGAGCTTCGGAGGAAGGGAACTGAGCTGAGCATTCTGGGGTTGGCGAGGGCAGTTACAGGGCCGAAAAGGAAAAGTGGAAAGGGGGAAGAGAGCGTATAA
- a CDS encoding putative chromatin structure remodeling complex protein RSC3 (COG:S;~EggNog:ENOG410PVTV;~InterPro:IPR036864,IPR001138;~PFAM:PF00172;~go_function: GO:0000981 - DNA-binding transcription factor activity, RNA polymerase II-specific [Evidence IEA];~go_function: GO:0008270 - zinc ion binding [Evidence IEA];~go_process: GO:0006355 - regulation of transcription, DNA-templated [Evidence IEA]): MATTGNLRKNGQQPSCEPCRTSKLRCDHAVPVCQRCIARQRTDQCIYHPCPLTKPRENRQRKAQSRPQRARRTTTSIEIEPDKLYDWTSKAPSVPAHKSIAQNQTPNEGEESFPSLSFLGPTSHSRDFFENLKHFGRESPTDGSTAGTAAVDPRDVEVGAQILALLEYASFYRELLDRRFELYHGMYFGPPLAWEVLARLKGLYQECIRGSTGAGRQGRLLEWSRSIFQNTATAIETHPEMTLKEYVDVIAPRWDTIGTLLGFVGRATYQISPNEAVLRQEGMPGKDKEGFRKISLAALDMCLQFSHNLGITSDPLAWATILLTTFLADMHGPTDSRASKADGDVATIIFALGLHQGKVDERAPFFLSEIRSRAIVAAYFNDKELATFLGRPPRICRRYCNLQPPVDLAWEDVVADAPVRDAALQRLSPDGWDMQEGSGGESSKARVLLLMSILREMILEVSLCYNIDDLQGMVKKIRQEANELRVGLPTFLQWSPETGNTQPAAASLHLEFLFQELLLSQTVAKRTGEATDSCIDASRQIISHILNIISKQVRLGSVDYLTCNDLSYIGLPAAGVLSKELLRQSHTHSISPSFPRAEVIQNLTIFAAHLETFFPDREGDHETRTRGLWFIRSVLDAVLSPQNTGTVSISQPESSNDLIPAVQLPGPPVTTAQPEPHALDERELDFAALWEDIDFDWDGDRRVFLS; this comes from the exons ATGGCAACTACAGGCAATCTCCGAAAGAACGGCCAACAGCCCTCCTGCGAGCCCTGCCGCACCTCTAAGCTGCGATGCGACCACGCAGTCCCCGTCTGCCAGCGCTGCATTGCGCGCCAACGAACAGACCAATGCATCTACCACCCCTGCCCACTAACCAAACCGCGTGAAAATAGACAAAGAAAAGCTCAATCCAGACCCCAAAGGGCACGAAGGACAACTACCTCTATTGAGATCGAGCCAGACAAGCTCTACGACTGGACAAGCAAAGCCCCGTCCGTGCCAGCGCACAAAAGCATagcccagaaccagacccccaacgagggcgaggaatcATTTCCATCGCTTAGTTTCCTAGGCCCAACAAGCCACTCGCGGGACTTTTTTGAGAATCTCAAGCACTTTGGGCGCGAGTCGCCCACCGATGGTAGCACTGCCGGTACTGCAGCGGTTGATCCGCGCGATGTGGAGGTCGGGGCGCAGATCCTGGCCCTGCTTGAGTATGCCTCGTTTTATAGAGAGCTGCTTGATCGCCGGTTTGAACTGTATCATGGGATGTACTTCGGTCCGCCACTTGCCTGGGAGGTGTTGGCTAGATTGAAGGGGCTGTATCAGGAATGTATTCGCGGTTCGACTGGTGCCGGAAGACAAGGACGACTCCTGGAGTGGTCGAGGAGTATATTCCAGAACACTGCAACAGCGATTGAGACGCATCCTGAGATGACGTTGAAAGAGTACGTGGACGTTATCGCGCCGAGATGGGACACGATCGGAACGCTGCTTGGGTTTGTTGGAAGGGCCACGTATCAAATCAGCCCAAATGAAGCAGTGCTCCGTCAAGAGGGCATGCCGGGAAAAGACAAGGAAGGGTTTCGCAAGATCAGCCTGGCAGCACTGGATATGTGTTTGCAGTTTAGCCATAACCTGGGGATAACGAGCGATCCTTTGGCCTGGGCGACAATCCTGCTTACCACGTTCCTGGCTGATATGCATGGGCCTACAG ACTCTCGAGCATCCAAAGCAGACGGTGATGTCGCTACCATCATATTCGCTCTTGGGCTGCACCAAGGGAAAGTCGACGAGCGAGCGCCGTTCTTTCTCTCCGAAATCCGCAGTAGAGCCATTGTGGCTGCATACTTCAACGACAAGGAACTGGCGACCTTTCTTGGGCGCCCTCCGCGTATCTGCCGTCGTTACTGTAACCTGCAGCCTCCGGTAGATCTGGCCTGGGAGGACGTGGTTGCCGACGCCCCAGTCCGCGACGCTGCACTCCAACGTCTAAGTCCAGATGGATGGGACATGCAAGAAGGCTCAGGGGGCGAAAGCTCGAAAGCAAGGGTTCTCCTCCTCATGAGCATCCTCAGAGAGATGATACTGGAGGTGTCCCTTTGCTACAACATAGACGATTTGCAAGGGATGGTCAA GAAGATACGCCAGGAAGCAAATGAGCTGCGAGTAGGCCTCCCAACGTTCCTCCAGTGGTCTCCTGAGACAGGGAACAcgcagcctgcagcagcgtCTCTGCATCTCgagttcctcttccaggagcTGCTCCTCTCTCAAACCGTTGCGAAACGAACGGGTGAGGCCACGGACTCATGCATCGACGCCTCCCGTCAGATAATCAGCCAcatcttaaatataatctcGAAGCAGGTCCGGCTGGGCAGTGTTGACTATCTGACGTGCAATGAT CTCTCGTACATCGGGCTCCCAGCAGCCGGAGTCCTATCAAAGgaactcctccgccagtccCACACCCACAGCATAAGCCCTTCTTTCCCCCGCGCCGAGGTAATCCAGAACCTAACTATATTCGCCGCACACCTGGAGACATTCTTCCCAGATCGAGAAGGGGATCACGAAACACGCACGAGAGGACTCTGGTTCATCCGCTCTGTGCTTGACGCTGTTCTCTCCCCGCAGAATACTGGCACCGTTAGtatcagccagccagagaGCTCCAATGATTTGATCCCTGCCGTTCAGCTGCCTGGTCCGCCAGTTACAACTGCACAGCCTGAGCCCCATGCCCTGGATGAGCGGGAGCTGGATTTTGCGGCGCTGTGGGAGGATATTGATTTCGATTGGGATGGGGATAGGAGGGTTTTTCTTAGCTAG
- a CDS encoding alpha/beta hydrolase (COG:S;~EggNog:ENOG410PR7T;~InterPro:IPR000073,IPR029058;~PFAM:PF12697) → MKQPLLISRTPHHISTISPNSNIQNMANHNPTILLIPGAWHKGSTFDLVATILRDQGYQAETITLPSVGGPASTTAYDDAEYIQRQYLEPLISSERNVILLMHSYAGVPGTESVKGFTRKGLAGQGKKGGVVGLIYLSSFIVPAGASVATLLPGGLDSFMTMEGDMMVPKNPRENFYNDLDDAAAEEYLADIVPHAPATMSTPLTYEAYRAVDTSYIFCTRDTGFPLVGQQRIAAIAGKERVHTYSVDAGHFAMLSRPGDVANAIMDVASRVVQN, encoded by the exons ATGAAACAGCCGCTGCTTATATCGCGAACTCCCCACCATATCTCTACAATCTCACCCAATTCCAATATTCAAAATATGGCGAACCATAACCCGACAATCCTCCTGATCCCGGGTGCCTGGCACAAAGGGTCCACCTTCGACCTTGTTGCGACTATCCTCCGTGACCAAGGCTACCAAGCAGAAACAATAACTCTCCCCTCAGTTGGCGGGCCAGCCTCGACAACGGCCTACGACGATGCTGAGTATATCCAGAGACAATATCTCGAACCTCTTATATCCAGCGAACGGAATGTCATCCTCTTGATGCACTCGTACGCCGGAGTCCCTGGAACAGAGAGCGTCAAGGGCTTCACACGCAAAGGCCTCGCCGGGCAAGGCAAGAAGGGCGGCGTTGTTGGTCTGATCTATTTATCTTCATTCATAGTCCCAGCTGGAGCAAGCGTTGCGACATTATTACCTGGTGGATTAGACAGTTTCATGACAATGGAG GGCGACATGATGGTCCCTAAGAACCCCAGGGAGAATTTTTATAATGATCtggatgatgctgctgcagaggaaTATTTGGCTGATATTGTCCCCCATGCGCCGGCGACTATGTCCACTCCACTCACGTATGAGGCGTACCGAGCCGTGGACACGAGTTATATCTTCTGCACCCGGGATACTGGATTTCCACTCGTTGGACAGCAGAGGATTGCTGCTATTGCGGGGAAGGAGAGGGTACACACGTACTCGGTTGATGCGGGCCATTTTGCTATGTTGAGTCGGCCAGGCGATGTAGCAAATGCTATCATGGATGTTGCGAGTAGGGTTGTGCAGAACTAA
- a CDS encoding uncharacterized protein (COG:S;~EggNog:ENOG410PM5Q;~InterPro:IPR021917;~PFAM:PF12044) — protein sequence MTKRSANPSSPNPPKRRVKPTSVEKREFKVTNLTDGEQVHQTCIAIHGECQIFDYAYETNFVSVAVTDSFNKTQPVQNWPLHKGQWKALAMLVPGANKISLKLHHAGGIHDSVQLSLNYIPLLQLPPLHLAILVARDSPLLIDCPPSKYGAASTAHSGIDAAIAKFRMAAYMWQALTAEDLRQKGLGRRAFRLDEEWGVDTTIRAGHNGEDSTGSVPKVHIIRSEKTVAELRDPQVAQQNRRGRDRDALHGYFEAALLKSGAPFESKSRPVVAGMLLDSHYDAEHSLILGHAALGCHKPDGLSLGIFGSHLTYAWPRFLEEVPACLTDLGYPGDTVANDNGESSTASQACFIGQGAFLHEVGHAFGADHTTGIMARGYNKSWAMNFIEHENNDGLTNKAKWDLSDVLRFKLLPHFALPGDEYPVSSEFKNATISIEADSETHTGLADEGSEDSELDAILKISCKAGLALVKVQNGLNDPKEYNFVNEEGTYGPPSTMHINTTIEQFDRCQQLYITALGMNGKERIVSNAWKLLQQKPYIRIPGSDVVLRKQSVASDNFQEGDVDRFITWAVLLKYRSKKDGELYRATSIDLRVGCTMDGAVVHYEDGTHQNCGPARNEQQGGEHHFGGHASEDHDIPDGQTISEVVLSRTRKGWGSLSGIRMALSDGDEWGCLNEDWDEDDDESEQAEDEPVVTLQPGHDEEIVGFFGQSDRNSGFTHQFGILTAPKGVDLPDVVYDMPELNNL from the coding sequence ATGACAAAACGCTCAGCCAACCCCTCCAGCCCCAATCCCCCCAAACGGCGGGTCAAACCCACCAGCGTCGAGAAGCGCGAGTTCAAAGTCACGAATCTGACAGATGGCGAACAAGTCCACCAAACCTGCATCGCCATCCACGGCGAGTGCCAAATATTCGACTACGCATACGAAACCAATTTCGTGTCCGTTGCTGTGACCGATAGCTTCAACAAAACCCAGCCAGTCCAAAACTGGCCACTGCATAAGGGCCAGTGGAAGGCCCTCGCGATGCTCGTCCCCGGCGCTAACAAGATTAGCCTGAAACTGCACCATGCCGGTGGGATTCACGACTCGGTGCAGCTTTCGCTGAATTATATCCCGCTTCTGCAATTGCCGCCGCTCCATCTGGCGATTCTGGTCGCGCGCGACTCGCCGCTTTTAATTGACTGTCCGCCGTCCAAGTACGGCGCTGCCTCGACAGCGCATAGTGGTATTGACGCGGCGATTGCGAAGTTCCGTATGGCCGCGTATATGTGGCAAGCCTTAACGGCGGAGGACCTTCGGCAAAAGGGCCTAGGCAGACGTGCTTTccggctggatgaggagtggGGTGTTGACACTACTATACGGGCTGGACACAATGGGGAGGATTCCACAGGCTCAGTTCCAAAGGTGCACATCATCAGGTCGGAGAAGACAGTGGCTGAGCTTCGCGATCCGCAGGTTGCACAGCAGAACCGCCGTGGTCGCGACCGGGATGCATTGCATGGATACTTTGAAGCTGCGCTGCTGAAATCGGGAGCTCCGTTTGAGTCGAAGTCTCGGCCTGTTGTCGCCGGGATGCTGCTGGACTCGCATTATGATGCTGAGCACTCGCTGATTCTGGGCCATGCTGCGCTGGGCTGCCATAAGCCTGATGGTCTATCTTTGGGTATTTTCGGTAGTCATCTCACTTACGCCTGGCCGCGGTTTCTGGAGGAAGTGCCTGCCTGTCTGACGGATCTTGGGTATCCTGGCGATACTGTCGCTAACGATAATGGGGAAAGCAGCACCGCCAGCCAAGCTTGTTTCATCGGTCAGGGCGCGTTTCTGCACGAGGTTGGCCATGCCTTTGGTGCAGATCACACAACAGGAATCATGGCCAGAGGATACAACAAGTCCTGGGCGATGAACTTCATCGAGCACGAGAACAATGACGGGCTAACAAATAAGGCGAAGTGGGATCTAAGCGACGTCCTCAGATTCAAGTTGCTGCCGCATTTCGCACTTCCTGGAGATGAGTATCCTGTCTCCAGCGAATTCAAAAATGCTACTATCAGCATTGAGGCCGACTCCGAGACACACACTGGCCTGGCCGATGAAGGCTCTGAGGATTCCGAGCTAGACGCCATACTCAAGATATCCTGCAAAGCCGGACTCGCGCTCGTTAAAGTCCAGAACGGCCTGAATGATCCCAAGGAGTACAACTTCGTCAATGAGGAAGGGACATACGGCCCTCCGTCAACCATGCACATCAACACGACCATCGAACAGTTTGACCGTTGTCAGCAACTATACATCACAGCTCTCGGGATGAACGGTAAAGAACGGATAGTCTCAAATGCCTGGAAGCTCCTGCAACAGAAGCCCTACATCCGGATCCCGGGAAGCGACGTGGTTCTGCGCAAACAATCAGTGGCCTCCGACAACTTCCAAGAAGGAGACGTTGACCGGTTTATCACATGGGCTGTGCTCCTTAAATACCGCTCAAAGAAGGATGGCGAATTGTATCGCGCGACATCCATTGACCTCCGTGTGGGATGTACCATGGACGGTGCAGTCGTTCACTATGAAGATGGAACTCATCAGAATTGCGGGCCTGCGCGCAATGAGCAACAAGGAGGAGAACATCATTTCGGTGGGCACGCTTCAGAGGACCACGATATTCCTGATGGGCAAACTATTTCCGAAGTGGTACTTTCTAGGACCAGGAAGGGGTGGGGAAGTCTATCCGGGATTCGGATGGCGCTGAGCGACGGTGATGAATGGGGATGTCTTAACGAAGATtgggacgaggatgatgatgaaagcGAACAAGCGGAAGATGAGCCTGTTGTTACACTTCAACCGGGGCACGATGAGGAGATTGTGGGCTTCTTTGGGCAGAGTGACCGCAATTCAGGATTCACACATCAGTTTGGTATTTTGACGGCTCCCAAGGGTGTCGACCTGCCGGATGTCGTCTATGATATGCCGGAGTTGAACAATTTATAG
- a CDS encoding uncharacterized protein (COG:L;~EggNog:ENOG410PIMX) produces the protein MDGVMAIKYHYEIEPTTEELIRPKLSWRAMTSSAAPTCPECRGSLRDIHRYNRITKKALLDESTRRFVVMANRDYVDILRTVQLHEEALDEHGSKLAEWLANNPFDSMVPAQVQQTIDTYSSTDGRMRNRVQKFLKRVRTTEQPLGRVNELLASAAARTGVVGGNEHTTEHIGILTGFSIRGECLHLRLTWVILWETERICKNPAVPFDTCSVLRGKVRNQLPELLEKCHAVRGQSSDGKFLAERVQATLYQVLVSQLFLNCIATEAQAPRIPPALLPRNKIKESLQECEGLYLSHLGTLGHLKDDIAKTKRFCDGQPFYTSVTAEERREVYEAMAVQFQGTGHWYYCRNNHPFTVGECGMPMEEARCPQCGERVGGHDHEPVAGVQRAQDMEAEFGTA, from the exons ATGGACGGAGTTATGGCAATAAAGTATCACTACGAGATAGAACCTACCACTGAGGAGCTGATCCGACCAAAGTTATCATGGCGGGCAATGACCAGCTCCGCTGCGCCAACCTGCCCCGAATGCCGGGGATCACTGAGAGATATCCACCGCTACAACAGGATCACCAAGAAAGCATTACTCGACGAGTCGACTCGACGATTTGTTGTCATGGCCAATAGGGACTATGTCGACATATTGAGGACCGTCCAGTTACACGAGGAAGCCTTGGATGAACACGGAAGCAAACTCGCGGAGTGGCTGGCGAACAATCCTTTCGACAGCATGGTCCCCGCTCAAGTTCAGCAGACGATAGACACCTACAGCTCCACAGACGGTAGAATGAGAAACCGGGTGCAGAAATTTCTCAAAAGGGTGCGAACAACTGAGCAACCGCTGGGGAGGGTAAATGAACTGCTCGCATCGGCTGCAGCACGAACGGGAGTAGTAGGTGGAAATGAACACACCACGGAGCATATAGGCATCCTCACTGGCTTTAGTATTCGCGGCGAATGCCTACACCTTCGATTGACTTGGGTGATCCTATGGGAGACCGAGAGAATCTGCAAAAACCCCGCTGTCCCTTTCGACACTTGCTCTGTGCTTCGCGGCAAGGTTCGCAACCAGCTCCCCGAACTCCTTGAAAAATGCCATGCAGTTCGAGGTCAAAGTTCCGATGGAAAGTTCCTCGCTGAACGAGTCCAGGCAACGCTGTATCAGGTGCTAGTGTCACAGCTGTTTCTTAACTGCATCGCAACCGAAGCCCAGGCCCCGCGAATCCCCCCTGCGCTGCTGCCTCGGAACAAAATCAAGGAATCTCTGCAGGAATGCGAGGGTCTCTACCTATCTCACCTGGGGACACTTGGCCACTTGAAAGATGATATTGCAAAGACGAAAAGGTTTTGCGACGGCCAGCCATTCTATACTTCTGTGACTGCGGAGGAGCGGCGAGAGGTGTATGAGGCTATGGCGGTCCAGTTTCAGGGGACTGGCCATTGGTACTATTGTCGGAACAACCACCCG TTCACCGTCGGTGAGTGCGGGATGCCGATGGAAGAGGCTCGATGCCCTCAGTGTGGCGAGCGTGTAGGTGGTCATGACCATGAACCGGTGGCAGGGGTTCAACGAGCTCAGGATATGGAGGCAGAGTTTGGCACAGCATAG